Proteins from a genomic interval of Flammeovirgaceae bacterium SG7u.111:
- a CDS encoding chemotaxis protein CheA, translating to MSQYDKLFIEEANEQLEIAEQALLTYETSANSGLIEEAFRALHTFKGAAYIFNLKYLGDFAHHIESILDGIRAGTLSSNSEIIGKLLVYLDHLKGLMVDPEISNKKDKEKHRLIHEEISRFSEEVANNIKEAEKKDLPKEPVDNSYTYYLFVKAKITFTNSSPHPIFNIFDEIKDLGPSQITPHYLEENTDDKSTISDWDVYVATEESAEDLDAYFMFIDTDVEIEVHQISTTNLFEEDEFGLFLESIDGKTPAEKVEALTLFIDSLQAQETENTEEADDLMPATTGKLKSSSIRVDTKKIDQLMNLVSELVTDQASLSMFTEKYHIPELESLVENMDRHIIQLRDISFDMTLVPIESMMGRLRRLVRDSSKSLGKDVDFIVKGENTELDKTFIDSLTDPIMHILRNSIDHGIESPEARKSQDKPEKGTIQFEAYYSGTNVHIDITDDGKGLDLDAIREKAIQKGIIGKNQNLGRNETMRLIFEPGFSTAKNITDVSGRGVGMDVVRKNIHELKGEIELDSAAGKGTKITIKVPLTLSIIDGLLVKIKDVFFVIPVQVIKKCYELPNEELENNFNDLVVLDGEQVPFINLREELSFNGYSPTGHTVLIKVMDRNREVALTADEIIGEYQAVLKPIGQFYKNQDFISGATILGDGTVALVLDTNKLVELRTKMHI from the coding sequence ATGAGTCAGTATGATAAATTGTTTATTGAAGAAGCAAATGAACAACTTGAAATTGCTGAACAGGCATTATTGACTTATGAGACGAGTGCCAACTCAGGATTGATAGAAGAAGCATTTCGAGCACTTCATACATTTAAAGGGGCTGCTTATATATTCAACCTCAAATATTTAGGAGACTTTGCCCACCACATAGAATCTATTCTGGATGGTATACGGGCTGGAACACTTTCAAGCAACAGCGAGATTATAGGTAAGCTACTGGTCTACCTCGATCATTTGAAAGGTCTTATGGTCGATCCTGAAATAAGCAATAAAAAAGACAAAGAAAAGCATCGCCTAATTCATGAGGAAATTAGCCGATTCTCCGAAGAGGTCGCAAATAACATAAAAGAGGCTGAGAAGAAAGATCTCCCCAAAGAACCTGTGGATAATTCTTACACGTATTACCTGTTTGTAAAAGCAAAAATAACGTTTACGAACAGCTCACCCCATCCTATTTTTAATATTTTTGATGAAATAAAGGATTTAGGGCCGTCCCAGATCACACCTCACTATTTGGAGGAAAATACTGATGATAAATCAACTATTAGCGATTGGGATGTTTACGTGGCTACCGAAGAATCGGCAGAAGACTTGGACGCCTACTTCATGTTCATAGATACGGATGTGGAGATAGAAGTCCATCAAATTTCTACTACTAATTTATTCGAAGAAGATGAGTTTGGGCTTTTCCTCGAATCGATTGATGGTAAAACCCCTGCCGAAAAGGTTGAGGCATTGACGCTTTTTATAGATTCTTTACAGGCTCAAGAAACTGAAAACACAGAGGAAGCAGATGACCTTATGCCTGCCACTACTGGAAAACTAAAATCCAGCAGCATCAGAGTTGATACAAAAAAAATTGATCAGCTGATGAATTTGGTTAGCGAGTTGGTCACCGACCAGGCAAGCCTGAGCATGTTCACGGAAAAATATCACATCCCAGAACTTGAAAGTTTGGTCGAAAATATGGACAGGCATATTATCCAACTCAGGGACATCAGTTTTGACATGACGTTGGTGCCTATAGAAAGCATGATGGGCAGGCTAAGAAGACTGGTAAGGGATAGCTCCAAGTCGCTAGGCAAGGATGTTGATTTTATAGTGAAAGGAGAAAATACAGAACTGGACAAGACTTTTATAGACTCACTTACAGACCCTATAATGCATATTCTGCGCAATAGCATTGACCATGGGATAGAGTCACCTGAAGCGAGGAAAAGTCAGGATAAGCCGGAAAAAGGGACTATTCAATTTGAAGCATATTATTCAGGTACAAATGTCCATATCGACATCACAGACGATGGCAAAGGACTTGACCTAGATGCTATAAGAGAAAAAGCGATTCAGAAAGGGATCATTGGTAAAAACCAAAATTTGGGACGCAATGAAACCATGAGGCTGATTTTTGAACCAGGTTTTTCTACAGCCAAAAACATTACCGATGTTTCGGGACGAGGAGTGGGGATGGATGTGGTAAGAAAAAATATACACGAACTAAAAGGTGAGATAGAACTCGATTCTGCGGCAGGAAAAGGCACTAAAATCACAATTAAAGTCCCCCTCACCCTGTCCATTATTGACGGACTTTTGGTGAAGATAAAAGACGTTTTTTTTGTTATCCCTGTTCAAGTCATCAAAAAATGTTATGAGCTCCCAAATGAAGAGCTTGAAAATAACTTTAACGACCTTGTAGTATTAGATGGGGAGCAAGTGCCTTTCATCAACTTGCGCGAGGAATTATCCTTTAATGGCTATTCCCCTACTGGCCATACTGTACTTATCAAGGTAATGGACAGAAACAGAGAAGTAGCCCTAACAGCAGATGAGATTATTGGAGAATACCAGGCTGTACTGAAGCCTATTGGACAATTCTATAAAAACCAAGATTTCATTTCTGGCGCTACTATTTTAGGAGATGGTACGGTAGCACTTGTGCTTGATACAAACAAGCTTGTAGAACTAAGAACAAAAATGCATATATAA
- a CDS encoding chemotaxis protein CheW — protein sequence MNYEEEISQNLKSFLSFKLSKEMFAIEVEKVVEILEVSKITHVPKAPEYMKGVINLRGKVLPLIDTCLKFGLPAIELKTETCIVVILIEINKELTHMGILVDEVMEVVEMDEKEIQPTPGLENKNKLEFIKGILKVDEEFLMILDLDKAFSLDEINSVKNSEEEATVV from the coding sequence ATGAACTACGAAGAAGAAATAAGCCAAAACTTAAAGTCTTTTTTATCCTTCAAACTCTCAAAAGAGATGTTCGCGATAGAGGTTGAGAAAGTTGTCGAAATTTTGGAAGTGTCCAAAATAACGCATGTACCCAAAGCACCAGAATATATGAAAGGGGTGATTAATTTGAGAGGGAAGGTACTTCCGTTAATAGACACATGCCTGAAATTTGGACTTCCTGCTATCGAGCTCAAAACAGAAACTTGCATAGTGGTGATCTTGATAGAAATAAACAAGGAGCTTACCCACATGGGAATTTTGGTAGATGAAGTAATGGAAGTAGTGGAGATGGACGAAAAGGAAATTCAACCTACACCTGGCTTGGAAAACAAAAATAAGCTTGAGTTTATAAAAGGAATACTGAAGGTGGACGAGGAGTTTTTAATGATCCTAGACCTTGACAAAGCATTTTCCCTAGACGAAATCAACTCGGTAAAAAATTCTGAAGAAGAAGCCACAGTGGTTTAG
- a CDS encoding alginate export family protein: MKKTLLLIVVLIHIGVYSASAQFTVDVDFRIRSEYRDGARIMLDSSKQAAFVSSQRTRLITTYKKDKLELRFGIQNARIWGQDKERANVGNVNLSEGWLKYQLSPYFSVQAGRQHMVLDDGRIFGKRNWNDIAVSHDLAVLHFNKDSWSVKTGAAYNNESNNFQEAPYTVNYYKYLAFAWAHKKVSDNLQLSFLTSVDANEDEDDFKKIYPRYTSGFYAKVGSGGSKFDMQASAYYQYGKNPVGLKQRAYMFSIIPKYKISSTLTGVLGVNFISGNDELDTDNNENNAFNKLFGDGHRYYGYMDYFLNIESNTKGAGMRELFASVFIKTGEKSTLEISIHNFALAGNLLATNEQNSMVAIDKSLGNEIDLQYTQKISKDLSFRASYSTMLAQPSMEALKGGDHQRYQQWAAIMLMAKPTLFTSKEPTVPNK; encoded by the coding sequence ATGAAAAAAACACTTTTGCTAATTGTAGTCCTAATACACATTGGAGTGTATTCGGCTAGTGCCCAGTTTACAGTAGATGTTGATTTTAGGATCAGATCTGAATACCGTGACGGAGCTAGAATTATGCTTGACAGCTCTAAACAAGCAGCCTTTGTGAGTTCACAACGAACAAGACTTATAACAACTTATAAAAAAGACAAGTTAGAACTACGGTTTGGAATTCAAAATGCCAGAATCTGGGGTCAGGACAAAGAAAGGGCGAATGTAGGAAATGTGAACCTCAGCGAAGGTTGGTTGAAATACCAATTGAGCCCTTATTTCAGTGTTCAAGCTGGTCGCCAACATATGGTACTTGACGACGGTAGGATTTTTGGCAAAAGGAACTGGAACGATATAGCTGTTTCTCATGACCTTGCTGTTTTGCATTTTAACAAAGACAGTTGGTCTGTAAAAACTGGAGCAGCATACAACAACGAAAGTAATAATTTCCAAGAAGCTCCTTATACGGTAAACTACTATAAGTACCTCGCTTTCGCATGGGCTCATAAAAAGGTAAGTGATAATCTTCAGCTTTCATTCCTCACATCTGTAGATGCAAATGAAGATGAAGATGACTTCAAAAAAATTTACCCTAGGTATACATCCGGCTTTTATGCAAAAGTAGGCAGTGGCGGTTCGAAGTTTGATATGCAAGCATCTGCATATTATCAATATGGCAAAAACCCAGTAGGGCTCAAGCAAAGAGCTTATATGTTTTCAATCATTCCAAAATATAAAATCAGCTCGACTCTTACAGGAGTCTTGGGTGTTAATTTCATTAGCGGTAATGATGAGCTGGACACAGACAACAACGAAAATAATGCTTTTAATAAATTATTTGGGGATGGACATCGCTACTACGGATATATGGACTATTTCCTAAATATCGAAAGCAATACAAAAGGAGCTGGAATGAGAGAGCTTTTTGCCAGTGTCTTCATCAAAACTGGTGAAAAATCCACCCTAGAAATTTCAATCCACAACTTTGCTCTTGCAGGAAATTTACTTGCTACCAACGAACAAAACTCGATGGTAGCTATAGACAAAAGTCTGGGCAACGAAATTGATTTACAATACACTCAAAAAATAAGTAAGGATCTGAGTTTCAGAGCTTCTTATTCAACCATGTTGGCACAGCCTTCCATGGAAGCATTGAAGGGAGGCGACCACCAACGGTACCAACAATGGGCAGCTATTATGCTAATGGCTAAACCAACGCTATTTACAAGTAAAGAACCAACTGTTCCAAACAAATAA
- a CDS encoding methyl-accepting chemotaxis protein, producing MNSIKLTTNQRIVVIFLFVIFISLSGAVYTTFQTQKLKVEIEKIYNDNLLSIDYLIEADRDAYQSSILIAQVFSQYKLKDTTKINSTVVDIKENLEQVSDRYNQFFNISAFTKLKEYDQYDIHDKTFREKHGELSVISNEIISLILRGDFKTAEETYYSSYVTAFEPMRNAMDKYTDLSLESADNAYNASIKLSEGIFRNSMIMVLVVMVFIIAGGLYLKRSISIPLNEAMAIVDKISGGDLRVKINRAKYNRKDQIGFLLLKIDDMAKNQRKIILTVKKGAEYINKASVELSSSAGQLSQGASLQASSVEEVSSSMEEMAANIQQNTDNARETERIALNSNKQVESSNQSVEETVDSMSTIVRKNSIIGEIARQTNLLALNAAVEAARAGEHGKGFAVVASEIRKLAERSQTAAKEIDEISNTSEKVARTAGDMLNKLVPEIEKTSNLVAEISAASIEQNEGANQINVAIQQLNTVVQQNAASAEQLASNSEELNGQSEILRKSIAFFKLDQEEENTFGDFDSSQSSEGSAFNKRKNQAQYKSNQYPSESENSNGFNLIMDQNSDSLDNDFEKF from the coding sequence ATGAACTCTATAAAATTGACAACAAACCAACGGATAGTCGTAATCTTCCTGTTTGTTATTTTTATCTCCTTGTCAGGTGCTGTCTACACCACTTTTCAAACCCAAAAGCTTAAAGTTGAGATAGAAAAGATCTATAATGACAACTTGCTAAGCATAGATTATTTGATAGAAGCTGACCGGGATGCGTATCAATCTAGCATTCTGATTGCCCAAGTCTTTTCTCAATATAAACTTAAAGACACAACAAAGATCAATAGTACAGTTGTCGATATAAAAGAAAACCTAGAGCAGGTTTCTGACCGTTATAATCAATTCTTCAATATTTCTGCATTTACCAAATTGAAGGAATATGATCAATATGATATACATGACAAAACCTTTAGGGAAAAACACGGGGAACTGAGCGTTATTTCGAATGAAATTATCTCTTTAATATTAAGGGGAGATTTCAAAACCGCTGAAGAAACGTACTATTCTTCTTATGTTACTGCTTTTGAGCCCATGAGGAATGCAATGGACAAATACACCGACCTCAGCCTCGAATCTGCAGATAATGCATACAATGCTAGCATAAAACTAAGCGAAGGAATTTTCAGGAATTCCATGATAATGGTATTGGTAGTAATGGTTTTTATTATAGCTGGAGGACTATACCTGAAAAGAAGCATTTCCATTCCTCTGAATGAGGCAATGGCTATCGTCGATAAAATTTCTGGTGGAGACCTAAGGGTAAAAATCAACAGAGCAAAATACAACAGGAAAGACCAAATAGGGTTTTTGCTCTTGAAGATTGATGATATGGCAAAAAACCAGAGGAAAATCATTTTGACTGTTAAAAAAGGGGCTGAGTACATAAACAAGGCTAGTGTAGAATTGAGCTCTTCGGCAGGTCAACTATCACAGGGGGCATCGCTTCAGGCTAGTTCGGTAGAAGAGGTGTCGTCTTCAATGGAAGAAATGGCTGCAAACATCCAACAAAACACCGATAATGCCAGAGAAACGGAACGAATTGCATTGAACTCCAATAAGCAAGTGGAAAGTTCTAACCAGTCTGTGGAAGAAACAGTAGATTCCATGAGCACGATTGTGAGGAAAAACTCGATCATTGGTGAAATTGCCCGCCAAACGAACCTTTTAGCCTTGAACGCAGCAGTAGAAGCAGCAAGAGCAGGCGAACATGGAAAAGGCTTTGCCGTAGTTGCCTCCGAAATCCGTAAGCTAGCAGAGCGTAGCCAAACTGCAGCAAAGGAAATTGATGAGATTTCAAACACAAGTGAAAAGGTAGCCCGTACTGCTGGCGATATGCTGAACAAATTGGTTCCTGAAATAGAAAAAACGAGTAACCTGGTAGCGGAAATAAGTGCTGCAAGTATTGAGCAAAACGAAGGAGCAAACCAAATAAATGTGGCCATTCAGCAGCTAAACACGGTAGTTCAACAAAATGCGGCAAGTGCGGAACAATTAGCCTCCAACTCTGAAGAGTTGAATGGGCAATCTGAGATCCTCAGAAAGTCGATTGCATTCTTTAAGCTAGATCAAGAAGAAGAAAATACATTTGGTGATTTCGATTCTTCACAATCATCTGAAGGTTCAGCTTTCAACAAGAGAAAAAACCAAGCCCAGTACAAGAGTAACCAATACCCTTCTGAGTCTGAAAACTCGAATGGATTTAATTTGATAATGGATCAGAATTCAGACAGCTTGGATAACGACTTCGAGAAGTTTTAA
- a CDS encoding CheR family methyltransferase, whose product MVNQKIDYSALQNGIKLTDAEFRKLSSFIYKRYGVNIPPAKKTLLESRLQKRLKALNLHSFKDYLTIVIDKKENDEMVKMMDRVSTNKTDFFRESAHFDFMTNNVLANYQNNLNIWCAASSSGEEVYTLGITIEEYLAKNNTNLKYSILGTDISTEMLNIGLLGIYNEERIAKIPLEIKRKYFLKSKEKSKSLVRVTKELRSKVTFQRHNLIEHSYPSTASYDIIFCRNVLIYFDKPTQEKIIMKLCNRLKKGGYFFLGHSESIIGINAPLQQLAHTTYQKT is encoded by the coding sequence ATGGTAAACCAAAAAATTGATTATTCGGCTCTGCAAAATGGTATAAAGCTGACAGATGCCGAGTTCCGCAAACTGAGCTCATTTATCTATAAAAGGTATGGGGTAAACATCCCTCCTGCCAAAAAAACACTTCTGGAAAGTCGGTTACAGAAAAGATTAAAAGCATTAAACCTTCATTCTTTCAAAGATTATCTAACTATAGTAATCGACAAGAAGGAAAATGACGAAATGGTAAAAATGATGGATAGGGTATCCACTAATAAAACCGATTTTTTCAGAGAAAGCGCTCATTTTGACTTCATGACCAACAACGTCCTTGCTAATTACCAAAACAACTTAAATATCTGGTGTGCAGCCTCCTCAAGCGGTGAAGAAGTTTATACCCTGGGAATTACCATTGAAGAATACTTGGCTAAGAATAATACCAACTTGAAATACTCCATATTGGGTACGGACATCTCCACTGAGATGCTCAACATAGGCCTTTTAGGTATCTACAATGAAGAAAGAATCGCCAAAATCCCTTTAGAAATAAAAAGGAAGTATTTCCTAAAAAGCAAAGAAAAAAGCAAGTCATTAGTAAGGGTTACCAAAGAGTTGCGCAGCAAGGTAACGTTCCAAAGACATAATCTGATAGAACACAGTTACCCTTCCACTGCTAGCTATGATATCATCTTTTGCCGAAACGTTTTGATTTACTTCGATAAGCCTACCCAAGAAAAAATCATCATGAAACTATGCAATAGACTAAAAAAAGGAGGCTATTTTTTTCTTGGACATTCTGAGTCAATAATCGGTATTAATGCGCCATTGCAACAATTAGCTCATACAACATATCAAAAAACATAA
- a CDS encoding chemotaxis protein CheD, with protein MNHFMLPKWNGEGIACPKYGNIATVKMVSRMERLGANRKKIIAKIFGGQESPNSIYDIGKRNSVIAEVMLKELKTKIIVKQVGGIQSRKVVFDTFTGDVYMKYI; from the coding sequence ATGAACCACTTTATGCTACCCAAGTGGAACGGGGAAGGAATAGCGTGCCCAAAATATGGAAATATTGCGACGGTGAAAATGGTGAGCAGAATGGAAAGGCTAGGCGCAAACCGAAAAAAAATAATAGCAAAAATATTTGGGGGACAAGAAAGCCCAAATTCTATATATGATATAGGAAAAAGAAATAGTGTAATTGCAGAGGTGATGCTTAAAGAGCTAAAAACTAAAATAATAGTCAAACAAGTGGGCGGTATCCAAAGTAGAAAAGTAGTATTTGATACCTTTACCGGAGATGTTTACATGAAATATATTTAA
- a CDS encoding chemotaxis response regulator protein-glutamate methylesterase: MPSKKIKVLIVDDSALVRKLLSEILSNDPLIEVIGAAGNPYFASRIIKEQIPDVITLDVEMPKMDGLTFLKILMSQKPIPVVIISSLTEKNSLTALKALELGAVEVIQKPTIKAISDPKNNSRLHLIDIVKASAEAKIKKAKKSFPIKKDTSAHPAIEHISTNQSSMIKTTEKVVVIGASTGGTEALKEILTTLPYDTPAIAIVQHMPEIFTKSFADRLNDICNIKVKEAENGDTLLRGQALIAPGNKHMLIKRSGAKYFVQLSDDEPVNRHRPSVDVLFNSAARYVGQNCIGIILTGMGKDGAKGLLTLKNSGSDTIAQDEASSVVFGMPKEAIRINAAKKVIPLKNISNAIFG, from the coding sequence ATGCCCTCAAAAAAAATAAAGGTACTCATAGTAGACGACTCAGCGCTGGTCAGAAAACTTTTATCAGAAATACTCAGCAATGACCCTCTCATTGAAGTAATTGGAGCTGCGGGAAACCCCTATTTTGCCTCCCGGATTATAAAAGAGCAAATCCCCGATGTAATTACACTGGATGTAGAGATGCCAAAGATGGATGGCTTAACATTTTTAAAAATACTGATGAGCCAAAAGCCCATTCCGGTCGTCATCATCTCCAGCCTCACAGAAAAAAACAGCCTGACTGCTTTAAAAGCCCTAGAACTAGGAGCAGTTGAAGTGATCCAGAAACCTACCATAAAAGCTATTTCCGACCCGAAGAACAACAGCAGGTTACATCTTATAGATATAGTGAAAGCTTCTGCTGAAGCTAAAATCAAAAAAGCCAAAAAGAGCTTTCCAATAAAAAAAGATACGTCGGCACACCCTGCTATTGAACACATCTCTACCAACCAAAGTAGCATGATCAAAACCACTGAAAAAGTGGTTGTTATAGGGGCTTCTACGGGAGGAACAGAAGCTTTGAAAGAAATACTCACCACCCTTCCTTACGATACCCCAGCCATTGCCATAGTCCAACATATGCCGGAAATTTTTACAAAATCATTTGCCGATAGGCTGAACGACATTTGCAATATAAAAGTAAAAGAAGCGGAGAACGGGGACACCTTGCTCCGCGGGCAAGCATTGATTGCCCCTGGCAACAAACATATGCTCATAAAAAGGAGCGGTGCAAAATACTTCGTGCAGCTTTCTGACGATGAACCCGTGAACAGACACCGCCCAAGTGTCGATGTGTTATTCAACTCGGCAGCACGCTATGTGGGGCAAAACTGCATCGGGATCATACTGACAGGCATGGGAAAAGATGGGGCAAAAGGACTCTTAACACTAAAAAATAGTGGATCGGATACAATCGCTCAAGACGAAGCATCTTCTGTGGTTTTTGGAATGCCCAAAGAAGCCATAAGAATCAATGCTGCAAAAAAAGTTATCCCTCTCAAAAACATTTCCAATGCAATTTTTGGATAA
- a CDS encoding carbon-nitrogen hydrolase family protein — MPKKQPTFYITASMKTQLNIAIIQKKPKHLDLPTSLELLKSYLKEASTKGAELIVFGETWLTGYPAWLDSCPEVALWDNPAMKEVFAELYLNSVEVPGKEIQEICALAAELKVTICIGVNEIVKNGAGNGTIYNAVLIIGSDGTLKNHHRKLMPTFSEKLVYGIGDGHGLNSVDTDFGKLGSLICWEHWMPLTRQAMHESGETVHIALWPNVHERLQLASRSYAFEGRCFVIAVGQIMYQEDVPSQLTLNKDYIHKNGLLLNGGSCVIGPDGNFLLDPQFDTEDIIYYTIDDLGKTIGERMALDVTGHYNRKDVFDFKVNKERK; from the coding sequence TTGCCCAAAAAGCAACCGACATTCTACATCACCGCATCTATGAAAACACAACTCAACATCGCTATCATACAGAAGAAGCCCAAGCACCTCGATTTGCCGACGAGCTTGGAGTTACTCAAATCGTACCTCAAAGAAGCTAGTACCAAGGGGGCGGAGCTGATCGTTTTTGGGGAGACATGGCTCACAGGCTACCCCGCTTGGCTCGATTCCTGCCCCGAGGTGGCGCTTTGGGACAACCCTGCCATGAAGGAGGTGTTTGCCGAGCTCTACCTCAACAGTGTGGAAGTGCCGGGCAAGGAAATCCAAGAAATATGTGCCCTAGCGGCAGAGCTAAAGGTGACCATCTGCATAGGGGTGAACGAAATAGTGAAAAATGGGGCGGGGAACGGGACTATCTACAATGCCGTGCTGATAATTGGCAGCGATGGAACGCTCAAAAACCATCACCGCAAGCTGATGCCGACCTTTAGCGAAAAGCTGGTGTATGGAATAGGCGATGGGCACGGGCTCAATTCGGTAGATACGGACTTTGGCAAGCTTGGTAGCCTTATTTGCTGGGAACATTGGATGCCGCTCACCCGCCAGGCAATGCACGAAAGCGGGGAAACGGTGCACATCGCTCTCTGGCCCAATGTACACGAACGCCTCCAGCTCGCCAGCAGGTCGTACGCCTTCGAAGGTCGCTGTTTTGTGATAGCCGTTGGGCAAATCATGTACCAAGAGGATGTTCCTTCTCAACTTACGTTGAACAAAGACTATATCCACAAAAACGGCTTGCTGCTCAACGGTGGTAGCTGCGTAATTGGTCCTGATGGCAACTTCCTGCTCGACCCTCAATTCGATACCGAAGATATCATTTATTATACCATAGACGATCTGGGCAAGACCATAGGCGAGCGCATGGCACTGGACGTAACAGGTCATTACAACCGAAAAGATGTGTTTGATTTTAAGGTGAACAAGGAGAGGAAGTGA